The Zalophus californianus isolate mZalCal1 chromosome 8, mZalCal1.pri.v2, whole genome shotgun sequence genome has a segment encoding these proteins:
- the LOC113937754 gene encoding tetratricopeptide repeat protein 39B-like — MSFTVSRRENDKGSNFTSVTLSKAESEEDKFEDAYEVIPMASTMNLTSSLEECTTGSYLFLNNRFSEAIDLIHPWSKNSIYHALIYNILMVVKAILTFDPLDLQIGMTATKEALKTCNSFRRKSRMTSFSHLVSKQGIKAIKEEELHAEVCYAECLILKSTITFIQDDSMFGFLKSAINIGLSYQIYKDCQQVLTQIPHNHSKTYRHLVGGVKFGLGAFNLILSLLPPKTLKLLNIAGYSGNKEVGLTLLYESASESHINNILSVLTLLFYYSYIYIAVGVEKGHNSAAEDLFLIYLQKFPNCVILKFFHARLSMLKGNFENAQLVLEECILIQNEWKQIHHLCYWELMWCHIFTRNWKRAYRYADLLYHNSRWSKAIYMYSKTMLLALLPSDSVKSGSEDINSLFLKVDSLRIKILGTSVPIEKFVAEKGQRYGTTTGWFTAQPILEFIYACSGFRVMSKKLDLISSWLSIINRGQDLLRENPNKEYGTDDISLLNLLKGLCLKHLGRYSTAEHYFNRVIQKEKLLKYDHYLVPYTYYELGILHYLKGDYDSATKNLDSIKNYKDYSMEARLQFRAHVALEQIAKEK, encoded by the coding sequence ATGTCATTTACTGTaagtagaagagaaaatgatAAGGGGAGTAACTTTACATCAGTCACTCTAAGTAAGGCAGAAAGTGAAGAGGACAAGTTTGAAGACGCCTATGAAGTTATCCCTATGGCATCAACAATGAATCTAACATCTTCCCTGGAAGAATGCACAACTGGatcatatttatttctaaataacagaTTCTCAGAGGCCATAGATCTCATTCATCCGTGGTCGAAAAACAGCATATACCATGCTCTAATTTATAATATCCTTATGGTTGTCAAGGCCATCTTGACTTTTGATCCCCTGGATCTACAGATTGGAATGACTGCCACAAAGGAGGCTTTGAAAACCTGTAACAGTTTCCGAAGAAAATCTAGGATGACAAGTTTTTCTCATCTAGTGAGTAAACAGGGAATAAAGGCTATCAAAGAAGAGGAACTGCATGCGGAAGTCTGCTATGCTGAGTGTTTGATTCTGAAATCCACCATCACATTTATACAGGATGACAGTATGTTTGGTTTTCTTAAAAGCGCAATCAACATCGGGTTAAGTTATCAAATATACAAAGACTGTCAACAAGTATTAACACAGATACCTCACAACCACAGCAAAACCTACCGACACCTAGTTGGAGGAGTGAAATTTGGACTTGGAGCATTCAATCTGATATTATCGCTTTTGCCACCAAAGACCCTTAAACTACTCAATATTGCTGGATATTCCGGTAATAAAGAGGTGGGCCTGACTTTGCTTTATGAGAGTGCATCTGAATCCcatataaataatatcttaagtGTTTTGACTCTCCTCTTTTATTACAGTTATATCTATATAGCTGTTGGTGTTGAAAAGGGTCACAATTCTGCTGCAGAGGACCTCTTCCTAATATACCTCCAGAAATTTCCAAACTGTGTCATACTTAAATTTTTTCATGCACGTCTTAGTATGctgaaaggaaattttgaaaatgcaCAGTTAGTATTAGAGGAGTGCATTTTGATTCAAAACGAATGGAAGCAGATTCATCACCTCTGTTACTGGGAACTCATGTGGTGCCACATTTTTACGCGGAATTGGAAGCGAGCTTACCGCTATGCCGATCTACTGTATCATAACAGCAGGTGGTCCAAGGCAATATACATGTACAGTAAAACTATGCTACTTGCCCTGCTTCCTTCTGATTCTGTCAAATCAGGGAGCGAGGACATAAACTCTCTCTTCTTAAAAGTGGATAGCCTGAGAATCAAAATCTTGGGAACTTCTGTGCCAATAGAGAAGTTTGTTGCTGAGAAGGGTCAGCGCTATGGCACGACCACTGGCTGGTTCACAGCACAGCCCATTCTGGAATTCATTTATGCCTGTAGTGGTTTCCGAGTCATGAGCAAAAAACTAGACCTTATTTCAAGCTGGCTCTCGATAATTAATAGAGGACAAGACCTTTTACGAGAAAATCCAAATAAGGAGTATGGCACAGATGACATCAGTTTGTTAAATTTACTGAAAGGTCTATGCCTGAAACACTTAGGCAGATATTCGACAGCTGAGCATTACTTTAATCGTGTCATTCAAAAGgagaaattgttaaaatatgACCACTACTTGGTGCCATATACTTACTACGAACTAGGAATTCTTCACTATCTAAAAGGAGATTATGACAGTGCAACAAAAAACCTAGACAGCATAAAAAACTACAAGGACTATTCCATGGAAGCCCGATTACAGTTTAGGGCTCACGTAGCTCTTGAACAAATAGCTAAAGAAAAGTGA